The nucleotide sequence TTGTCGTAGGTCGCGACCGGGCCCTTCCGCGGGTCCCACTCGATGAGGGTGTTGCGGAGCTTGCCCGTCTCGGGGGCGACGACCGCGCCGATCACGGTCGGGACGCCGATCGCCCGGACGGCGCCGTCGATGACGTCGGCCGCGTCGGCGTTCGCGTACGGGTCGATGTCGGAGGAGTTCTCCGGCCACAGCACGAAGTCGGGCTGCGGCTCGCGGCCCGCCTTGACGTCCTCTGCGAGTTCGCGGGTGCGGGCGGCGTGGTTGTCCAGGACGGCGCGGCGCTGGGAGTTGAAGTCGAGCCCGAGGCGGGGCACGTTGCCCTGGACGGCGGCGACGGTGGCGGTGCCGTCCTCGGCCGCATCGTCGACGAGGGGCAGTGCCGCGAGGGCGCCGGTGACCGGGACGAGCACGGCGAGCGCGGCCGCGACGAGCGGTCCGCGCGGGTGCGGGCGCGGGCGCGTGCCGACGGCGACCGTGCCCGCGTCGGTGTCGGTGTCGGTGTCGGTGTCCACTGTGTCCTCGGACGGAGAGGTACGGGCGGCCCGGCGGAGCTGAATCTGCCGGTACGTCTCGTACAGGCCGAAGCCGCAGAGGGCGACGGCGAAGCCGAGCACCGGGGTGCCGCCCACGGCGGCGAGCGGCAGGAAGATCCCGTCCGCCTGCCCGAAGGCGATCTTGCCCCAGGGGAAGCCGCCGAAGGGGACACGCGCGCGTGCCGCCTCCGCGAGGATCCACACCCCGGCGGCGAACACGGGCCACCACGGGAGCCGGGAGACGGCCGCGATGCCGAGGCCCGCGGCGGCCACGAAGAGCGCCTCGACGGCGGCGAGCGCCAGCCAGGGCACGGCGCCGACCTCCTCGCCGGTCCAGACGAGCAGCGGCAGCAGGAAGCCGAGCCCGGCGAGGTAGCCGAGGCCGAAACCGGCGCGCGGGCGACGGCCCCTCAGGGTCCAGCCGAGCAGGGCGAAGGCGGGCAGCGCGAGCCACCAGAGGGGACGCGGCGGGAAGCTCAGGTAGAGCAGGAACCCGGACAGCAGGGCCGCCCCGGGGCGCACGAACCGGCGCAGCCGGAGACCCGGCGGGGGTGCGGTGTCGGGGCCGGACGCGTCGACGGGGGTGATGGTGGCGCTCACCTTGCGGAGTCTACGGGTCGTTCCTGTCGACCAGGAGGGAGGTGGGCCGGTGAGGGCGGCGGGGATGACCTGCCCGGACGCCGCCGGGCGACCGGCCCGGCCCTCCGGTGACCGGACCGCGGCGGCGGCCGGACGCGGCGGCGGCCGGTGATCGGCTGTCGCGCCGGTGACCGGACCGCCCGGCCGGTGATCGGACGCCGCGCGCCGGGGATCAGACCGCCCGGCCGGTGACCGGACGCCGCGCGCCGGGGATCAGACCGCGCGGCCCGTGATCGGACGCCGCGCCGGTGATCAGACCGCCCGGCCCGTCGGCGCCGGCGGGGTCGGTGGGGTGATGTCGCGGAGGTGGTCGCGGATGACGCGGACCGCGGACTCCGCGTCGTCGACGGTGACCGTGAACGTGCGTCCGTCGCCCAGGCGCAGGATCAGGCCCTCGCCGCGCCGGACGACGACGGCCGTGCCCTTCTCGGGGCGCCAGCGGTAGCCCCAGCCGCCCCAGTGCCGCGGGGTGACGCTCGGCTCGAAGTCGGCGCCGACGACCTGGGCGAGGAGGATGCGGCGGCGCGGCACGCCGATGTGGCCGCAGCGGACCTCCATGGCGCTGTCGTCGACCCGTACGGCCACGTGGACGAAGGCGAGTGTGCCGAAGAGCACGAGCAGCCCGGCGGCGACGCAGCCGATCACGGCCATCAGGAGGGCCAGGATGCCGGAGGTCCAGGCGGACTCGACGGCGATGGTGATGCCCAGGGCCATGCAGGCGGCACCGGCCACCGCCGCGACCCACTGGAAGCGGTTCGTGGCGCGGCCGGTCCACACGGCGGGCATCCGCTCGTCGGTACGCAGGTTCCGGGCACGCTCCCTCATATCGGGAAGGGTACCCAGGTTCCGCCGGGACAGCGCGGCGGAGCGCGTCCGTCCGGGCACGCTCAGTGAGCGGGCGCGGCCGCCCCGAGGAGCCGGCCTTCGGCGTAGCCGAGGGCGGTGGCGGGGAGCGCGCCGGGACGCCCGCTGAGCAGGACGGACAGGGTGCCGGTGGGGGCCGCGGCGGGGGCCGGTTCGGCGCCCACCCGGCGCAGCGCCTGGGCGGCGACGGCGTCGGCGGAGCCGTGGAAGACGATCGGGGGCAGTCCGGCGCGGCCGCGGGCGTCGAGGGCGGCCAGGATGCGCTCCTCGACGAGTTCGTAGTGGGTGCAGCCGAGGACGACGGTGCGGACGTCCCGGGGGGTGAGGGCGGCGGCCGCGGCGACGGCCCGGTCCACGGCCTCGGGGTCGGCGTGCTCGACGGCGTCGGCGAGCCCGGGGCAGGGCACCTCGGTGACCTCGGCGCCGTCGGCGAAGTCGCGGATGAGTCCGCGCTGGTAGGCGCTGCCGGTGGTGGCCGGGGTGGCCCAGATGGCGACCTTGCCGCCGCCGGCGGCGGCGGGCTTGATCGCGGGGACGGTGCCGATGACGGCGATGTCCGGTTCGAGGGCGGCGCGGATGGCGGGCAGCGCGTGCACGGTGGCGGTGTTGCAGGCCACGATCAGCGCCTGCGGGCGGTGCTCGGCGGCGGCGAGCGCGACGGCAAGGGCGCGGCCGGTGAGGTCTTCGGGGGTGCGCGGGCCCCACGGCATGCCGTCGGGGTCGTTGGAGAGGAGGAGATCGGCGTCCGGCCGGAGCCGCCGCACCGCGGCCGCCGCCGGGAGGAGGCCGATTCCGGAGTCCATGAGCGCGATCTTCACCCGGTCACCCTAGCCGATGAGCGTTCCGGGCCCGGCGTTCTGGGGCAGACTGCCGCGAATGAGCACCCTCGCCTGGTTCGCCCTCGGTTCACTGGCCGTCTGGGCCTGGCTGCTGCTGGGCCAGGGCTTCTTCTGGCGTACGGACCAGCGGCTGCCGCCGGTCCCGCGCGGGGGGCCGGACCGCTGGCCGCGGGTGGTGGTCGTGGTCCCGGCCCGGGACGAGGCCGGGGTGTTGCCACTGAGCCTGCCGTCACTGCTCGCGCAGGACTATCCGGGCGTCGCGGAGGTGATCCTCGTGGACGACGGGAGTACGGACGGGACGGGGAAGCTCGCCGTCGGGCTCGCGGGCCGGTACGGGGGGCTGCCGCTGACCGTGGTGTCGCCGGGTGAGCCGGAGGCGGGCTGGACGGGCAAGTTGTGGGCGTTGCGGCACGGCATGGCGCTGGCACGCGCGCGTGAGCCGGAGTTCCTGCTCCTGACGGACGCGGACATCGCCCACGAGCCGGACAGTCTGCGGCTCCTGGTGGCGGCGGCGACGGCGAACGGGCTGGACCTGGTGTCGCAGATGGCCCGGCTGCGGGTGGCGAGCTTCTGGGAGCGTCTGGTCGTCCCGGCGTTCGTCTACTTCTTCGCCCAGTTGTATCCGTTCCGCTGGATCAACCGGCGGCGGCCGCTGGCGACGGCCGCGGCGGGTGGCTGTGTGCTGCTGCGGACGGAGACGGCGGTGGCGGCGGCGGTGCCGGAGGTGATCCGGCAGGCGGTGATCGACGACGTGTCGCTGGCGCGTGCGGTGCGGCGGGCGGGCGGGCGGATCTGGCTGGGGCTCGCGGAGCGGGTGGACAGCGTGCGCCCGTATCCGGGGCTCGGTGAGTTGTGGCGGATGGTCGCCCGCAGCGCGTACGCGCAGCTGCGGCACAGTCCGCTGCTGCTGGCGGGGACGGTGGCGGGGTTGGCGGTGGTCTATCTGGTGCCGCCGGCGGCGCTGGTGGCGGGTGTCGCGGGCGGGGACGCGGTGGCGGCGTGGGCGGGCGGGGTGGCCTGGGCGGTGATGGCGGGGACGTACGGGCCGATGCTCCGGTACTACCGGCAGCCGCTGTGGCTCGCTCCGCTGCTGCCGTTCACCGCGTTCCTCTACCTCCTGATGACGGTGGACTCGGCGGTGCGGCACCACCGCGGCCGGGGCGCCGCGTGGAAGGGCCGTACGTACGCGCGGCCTGAGGCGACGTCGGAACGGTGAACGACCACCGCGCGGCCTGAGGCGACGTGGGAACGGTGAAGGACCACCGCGCGGCCTGAGGCGACGTCGGAACGGTGAACGACCACCGCGCGGCCTGAGGCGACGTCGGGCCGGTGAAGGACCGCCGCGCGCGCCCGGGGAGACGCCGGGCGGCGGCCGGTCGCCTTAACGGAAATGCTTTTCCCTGCACGGGGAGTAGCGCCGTCAATTCGGCGTGTACCCATCGTCCCCCCGGCGGGCTCGGATTGACGGGCAATCATGCCCATGATCACTTCCGCCATGCCTTCTCGGCACCATTTCTTTATGTGTTCTTCATGCCCGGGGCGCCGGACCGTCCGGATCCTCCGGACCCGCCGGTAACCCCCTCCGAACTCGGCTTTTACACGATCTTGGCGGGGCGGGCCGCCCGTTTTTGCCACGTTCGCTCGGATTGGGGATCCGCTTCTCCACGAAGCCCGTCAAACAACCCTCTTATCGGGCTCCCCATCCAGCACATCGTGGGCTTAACTTATGTGCCATGACCTCCCCCCGCTCCACCTATGGAGGCGGTTACCACACCGCGCCGTCCTTCCCGGACACCCCGATCTACGACTCCCTGGTCGCGGAGCGGGGCACGCCTCAGATCGCCCCGATCCGAGTGCCCGCCGCCTACGACACCGGAAGCAGCTTCCAGCCGACCGGCAGCAGCTTCCCCTCCAGCGGTTCCTACCTGCCGGCGCTCCCCGCGGCACTGCCCGCCCTCCCGGCGGCGCCCACCCCGCAGCCCTCCTACGGCAACGGCTACGGCTACCCGCAGCCCACGCCGCAGATGGCCCCCGTGCCGCTGCAGCACGCCCCCGCCCCGTACATCCCGCAGCAGCAGGCGGCCCCCCGGGGCTACCAGGGCGGTCAGTACCCGCAGCCGCCCCGCCCGGCGCCCGCGGGCTACGAGGCCATGCGTCCGGCGTCGCCCCGGCCCGCCCCCGCGCCGGTCCCCGCCCCCACGCCGTACGACGACCCGTACAACCGTCCCTACCAGGGCGGGGGTTACTGACCGGCTTTCCCCCACCGGGCGGCGTGGGGTCCGGAGCGGCTGGCAGGATGACCGTATGCCGACTCCCGTTCTTCGCTCCGTCCACGTCCACCCGGTGAAGGCCATGCGCGCGCTGGCGCGCACGGAGGCCGAGGTCCAGCCCTGGGGGCTGGCCGGCGACCGCCGCTGGGCCGTCGTCGACACGGCGGGCAAGGTCGTGACCCAACGCCGTCACCCCCGGATGGCGTTGGCCACGGCGGAACCGCTGCCGGACGGCGGGATCACCCTCTCCGCGGCCGGACACGCCCCGCTGGCCGTCGAGGTACCGCACCCCTCGGAGACGGTCGCGGTCGAGATCTTCGAGAAGCACGTGGAGGCGGTCCCGGCCACCGACGCGGCCGCGGCCTGGCTCTCGGCGTACCTGGAGGGCGAGTTCCGGCTCGTCCACATGGACGCGCCCGAGCACCGGCGGCCGATCGACCCGGACTACGCGCTGCCCGGGGAGACGGTGAGCTTCGCGGACGGCTATCCGCTGCTCGTCGCCGCCACGTCCTCGCTCGACGCCCTCAACTCCCTGATCGCGCAGGGGGACCACGCCCACGAGGGTCCGCTCCCGATGAACCGGTTCCGGCCGAACCTGGTGATCGAGGGGACCTCGCCGTGGGCGGAGGACGGCTGGACGCGGCTCGCCGTGGGCGAGGTCACCTTCCGGGTCGCCCGGCCCTGCGGCCGGTGCGTCGTCACCACGACGGACCAGTCCAGCGCGGAGCGCGGCAAGGAACCGCTGCGGACCCTCGCCCGGCACCGCAAGAGCGACGGCCGGGTCATCTTCGGCCAGAACCTCGTCCCCGAGCACACCGGCACGGTCCGGGTCGGCGACGAGGTGAAGATCCTGGACTGAGCGGTGCGGCCCGTCCCGTACGGCCCCGGGCGATCGCGTCACACCTCACCGGCCCGACGGGCGGGGAACCCTCCCCCGGGGCAGACTCGTTGAAGGAGCGGTGAACAACGAGGGGGTTCCGACGTGCGCGCAGCCATCGGCCTCTGGCGCTGGCGGCACAATCCCCTGCGCCGGACCACTGATCTCGTCGAGGCCTGGGTCGCCTTCGCGGCCCTCGCGCTCCTCTGTCTCGTCGTCCCCCTGACCGGCTGGGCGGCCGGCGCCTCCGCCCACGGCTCGCTCCAGCGCGCGGTCCGCACCCAGCAGGAGCAGCGCGTGCCGACCAGCGCCCGGGTGGTGCGGGCCGCGGACCGGCCCGTCGGCGGCGGGCGGACGGCCGAGGCGACCGGGGAGGAGCGGCTGCGCCGCTCGGTGGTGGCGCGGTGGACCGCGCCGGACGGCACGGTGCGGACGGCGACGGTGACGACGGCCCGCCGGACCTCCGCCCCGGGCACCACCTTCCCGCTGTGGACCGACCGTCACGGGAACCCGGTGGCGCCGCCCATGCACCCGGACACGGCCCGCGCGCACGCGATCGTGGCCGGCCTCACGGCCGCGCTCCTCGCCGGGCTCATGGTGGAGACCGTCCGCCGTCTGGCCGTACGCCGCCTGGTCCTGCTGCGGTACGCGCGCCTGGACCGCGCGTGGGCCGCGGTGGGCCCCGACTGGGGCCGTACGGGCACGGGCAGCTGAGCCGGCGGGCGATCGAGACCGACCG is from Streptomyces venezuelae ATCC 10712 and encodes:
- the lnt gene encoding apolipoprotein N-acyltransferase, with amino-acid sequence MSATITPVDASGPDTAPPPGLRLRRFVRPGAALLSGFLLYLSFPPRPLWWLALPAFALLGWTLRGRRPRAGFGLGYLAGLGFLLPLLVWTGEEVGAVPWLALAAVEALFVAAAGLGIAAVSRLPWWPVFAAGVWILAEAARARVPFGGFPWGKIAFGQADGIFLPLAAVGGTPVLGFAVALCGFGLYETYRQIQLRRAARTSPSEDTVDTDTDTDTDAGTVAVGTRPRPHPRGPLVAAALAVLVPVTGALAALPLVDDAAEDGTATVAAVQGNVPRLGLDFNSQRRAVLDNHAARTRELAEDVKAGREPQPDFVLWPENSSDIDPYANADAADVIDGAVRAIGVPTVIGAVVAPETGKLRNTLIEWDPRKGPVATYDKRHVQPFGEYIPMRSFVRLFNSNVDRVSRDFGAGTKVGVFDLAGTKVGLATCYEAAFDWAVRDTVTHGAQLITVPSNNATFGRSEMTYQQLAMSRVRAVEHSRSVVVPVTSGVSAVIRPDGEIVAETKMFTPDVLVEKVPLRSSLTPATRMGTLPEALLVALAAAGLGWSALRSVRARRARTE
- a CDS encoding glutamate racemase; this translates as MKIALMDSGIGLLPAAAAVRRLRPDADLLLSNDPDGMPWGPRTPEDLTGRALAVALAAAEHRPQALIVACNTATVHALPAIRAALEPDIAVIGTVPAIKPAAAGGGKVAIWATPATTGSAYQRGLIRDFADGAEVTEVPCPGLADAVEHADPEAVDRAVAAAAALTPRDVRTVVLGCTHYELVEERILAALDARGRAGLPPIVFHGSADAVAAQALRRVGAEPAPAAAPTGTLSVLLSGRPGALPATALGYAEGRLLGAAAPAH
- a CDS encoding glycosyltransferase; the encoded protein is MSTLAWFALGSLAVWAWLLLGQGFFWRTDQRLPPVPRGGPDRWPRVVVVVPARDEAGVLPLSLPSLLAQDYPGVAEVILVDDGSTDGTGKLAVGLAGRYGGLPLTVVSPGEPEAGWTGKLWALRHGMALARAREPEFLLLTDADIAHEPDSLRLLVAAATANGLDLVSQMARLRVASFWERLVVPAFVYFFAQLYPFRWINRRRPLATAAAGGCVLLRTETAVAAAVPEVIRQAVIDDVSLARAVRRAGGRIWLGLAERVDSVRPYPGLGELWRMVARSAYAQLRHSPLLLAGTVAGLAVVYLVPPAALVAGVAGGDAVAAWAGGVAWAVMAGTYGPMLRYYRQPLWLAPLLPFTAFLYLLMTVDSAVRHHRGRGAAWKGRTYARPEATSER
- a CDS encoding DUF6643 family protein, giving the protein MTSPRSTYGGGYHTAPSFPDTPIYDSLVAERGTPQIAPIRVPAAYDTGSSFQPTGSSFPSSGSYLPALPAALPALPAAPTPQPSYGNGYGYPQPTPQMAPVPLQHAPAPYIPQQQAAPRGYQGGQYPQPPRPAPAGYEAMRPASPRPAPAPVPAPTPYDDPYNRPYQGGGY
- a CDS encoding MOSC domain-containing protein, with the translated sequence MPTPVLRSVHVHPVKAMRALARTEAEVQPWGLAGDRRWAVVDTAGKVVTQRRHPRMALATAEPLPDGGITLSAAGHAPLAVEVPHPSETVAVEIFEKHVEAVPATDAAAAWLSAYLEGEFRLVHMDAPEHRRPIDPDYALPGETVSFADGYPLLVAATSSLDALNSLIAQGDHAHEGPLPMNRFRPNLVIEGTSPWAEDGWTRLAVGEVTFRVARPCGRCVVTTTDQSSAERGKEPLRTLARHRKSDGRVIFGQNLVPEHTGTVRVGDEVKILD
- a CDS encoding Rv1733c family protein, whose translation is MRAAIGLWRWRHNPLRRTTDLVEAWVAFAALALLCLVVPLTGWAAGASAHGSLQRAVRTQQEQRVPTSARVVRAADRPVGGGRTAEATGEERLRRSVVARWTAPDGTVRTATVTTARRTSAPGTTFPLWTDRHGNPVAPPMHPDTARAHAIVAGLTAALLAGLMVETVRRLAVRRLVLLRYARLDRAWAAVGPDWGRTGTGS